One stretch of Tribolium castaneum strain GA2 chromosome 5, icTriCast1.1, whole genome shotgun sequence DNA includes these proteins:
- the Piezo gene encoding piezo-type mechanosensitive ion channel component isoform X11 — MANFFLCLFIFRIVLPIVLGACIIFRPSLLSAIYLLFLLFLPCIPIPTASSMAGSTGIYIKLLIATSILTFVAQLAFQIVLLAMPPYGHILEKCELLEQILRHVGLVRLDAMNPIAVVTWISPEIVMVVISVGTYVICKKLLEKRTVEVVENEENLPQKAKANRKQFNLFVAVGKYAVLVALCVAAVLRPSVPGGLYFLVFLCAATWWSCCKELGKGFAIVMRCVMAVVVVHMGALYTYQFQWPQEYLDKNSTYARYFGLTPIFWSNCTDDPRTFNWEQEEWATYANPIALFLLYYVLALESKFLLKPQIPRTEYAISEHTPLIGGVSPSRRYGSGKKPPVYQDSTGSFTITGENPEDIPMDELGKGAAEEEYKPTIIENVMYGLESILQVIIKSSYIVTNIIMMAWSITYISWITFVLLIWANLLWLVPNQRKSMLRSSPFLVAYAWFLLISAYIYSMNLTESELPTTIEGIDLSEIGFQKVEVLPCNPLLVKCLFTAMFWITLRQFVRERIEERQTTALADMAAPLQVTVGAAAGVENEQDPGSKLMEKIGQYLRKILTKFWIWVVAITLFAVAITGERMTAFRIFYMALFLFFILTFQISFRAWRKMMFGFWLTVIVFSMAILVMVYTYQFKNFDIYWRDYLHVPIQRQLDIGLEKFETKQLFVRLVTPTFFVIITVIQLHYFHKEFMELSDPKNTSVIGVDLDQSSLQGGAPTSDKDETSSSIKMDLTDTDSSQTRWQRLVKYFHHTSNLIFLFLELHMPKFVVLFLMLVCIYDKCALYFILVLLLVLACAFGRPMQIFAIYTSSVFVSVMLLARMIYQTDYINPGNWNVTCEMQNNSKIANNAKWLGFYKTSKDASLPHLVKWNIMYILVVTLWAVILVRQFNYRVSRGKPTTRAFFMFPKITRWDADKSTSNCIKYLFNYGFFKFGVEICLMATVAVIGFRMDMYSIIYSVWLCVMFIAKRDTLAKIWTFYMMFIALLLPIQYVMTVGLPPTLCILFPWDQDYWDKSEVKNAAIFRRLQEFSYLLDTEYPPSPKKLICDFILLLLVSRQAVIFRIEKRWAGREYPGGSNDIIIHHAEEKGFVNPTPDYISSVRSYLDVIKKGVYSSFLWITLAIVFLAGTNRVNVFSIGYLIGAFVFLWQGTDLYLRPIPTIIKSWDLFLGYNVFVILCKTALQIVGCIFIQDIPNYACWLIQLFGIGCVKKFGDLTVQAGLADELVCKVPREYVGLVWDGLCFGFMIMQRRIFTSYNFFHLINEIKAGSILASRGAELIEELRLKRMTEQEEQERRVLEKIKAKMDRIKANQQKIQGSSYKDSENHYVDTIFKGRPKRRTREPKSYKQAVRSGDYYMFDDLDDEDELDFMDIPKDDEEEAKGRGQTVSELLSTAMKTDISTSVKRSETDFRRRGSMPLPTRQKSIISTRSQLSAPYSAPPIIEEPGPRTVTIIDERGKDEPKPGTSKDDDESTVISEQKPTVREKVSVGLLFVWAFIQSSMISLTNFLNKYSRDYRYVIRVLAKEKKFLKEHTDYNVGLRLGSGQLWQPAASYNSLLGQSHEDSVLPTPSCGTFSPSDSYRLVSNSDRPSLDRRDYDEKPPVSDESDQKAMATLPYTSDQDRRKASVLTVPEIRILAPSLERGLDSPSTPSREGSRIDMEEYEGTEMSSYDQPPIIRLLLAIWYIIMSRSENVCYFIIFLNQIKSATFLSLPLPLMVFLWGTLTIPRPDKTFWVTIIAYTEVIVLIKCMFQFDIIPWNMSQGITNNPFYPPRIIGIERNSNFAVWDLLLLLVVFFHRFMLKSMGLWKSSPVPAVLLTEGDYKVNSEGKLEPVQSEMQITRRSSKHSDKTLSSKSSVPEDSDLERLVEESDQNEDDMRRASITKQDLQDKILSVECQRVDPMAHLPQSLKLAFLKYGESIRLFFKQLRDPTSRVAADVYSYMFLCDFYNFFVILIGYSSFGTQQGDGGVSSYLEDDRVPVLFLLMLILQFTLIIVDRGIFLRKNILAKIIFQFIQVFVLHIWLFIVFPIITERGFNSVLAPQMYYMVKCFYLLLSAYQIRCGYPTRILGNFLCKGYNYVNMFLFKGFMAIPFLFELRTVMDWMWTDTSMTVFDWIKMEDIFSHIFQIKCTRHVESEYPQPRGERKPPVIKYLMGGAILALIIAIIWFPLVFFSLGNAVGKPNPPYDVTLEIRIGPYEPVYQMSAQSNSIHQFTESNLAQLQQAYIQQKTAATFISNYEGPDIAAVKLSLDSANIWSISPPDRERMVAEVSSNDSLKIRLEYKVSHKTSKPEDSGVIPDNVEIQVPAAINGKPNVMRQNLLQMLKGNKSASPMILEDILPKFLKVTNRGTAKSISQLMFLNNEDAESPNPVGKAFRTISLSLDSSNDSVTEWWQIKENCTDLNYKMFLKKLPMADCNSIIVYTFNDKIFPSTLSVLTGGGIIGLYSTLVFVAFRFFRGFFAEQCFKIMFEDMPNIDRVLQLCLDIYLVREAGEFALEEDLFAKLVFLFRSPETMIKWTRPKEELADDEDPEGDA, encoded by the exons ATGGCCAATTTTTTCTTGTGCTTGTTCATCTTTAGGATAGTGTTGCCGATCGTTCTGGGGGCAT GTATCATTTTCCGGCCGTCTCTACTTTCCGCCATTTACCTCCTTTTCCTCCTCTTTCTCCCATGTATCCCTATACCGACGGCCAGCTCCATGGCCGGTTCCACCGGCATCTACATCAAGCTCCTCATCGCCACATCCATCCTGACCTTTGTAGCCCAACTGGCTTTCCAGATTGTCCTTCTGGCTATGCCTCCATACGGCCATATCCTCGAAAAATGCGAACTCTTAGAGCAAATTCTACGACACGTGGGTCTTGTCCGGCTCGATGCCATGAACCCCATCGCTGTGGTCACCTGGATTTCGCCTGAAATCGTCATGGTGGTCATATCCGTCGGGACCTACGTCATCTGTAAGAAACTCCTCGAGAAACGGACCGTTGAAGTGGTCGAAAACGAGGAGAATCTTCCACAGAAGGCGAAAGCCAACAGAAAACAATTCAATCTTTTCGTCGCTGTTGGCAAATATGCCGTTTTAGTGGCGCTGTGTGTGGCTGCAGTGCTCCGACCCTCTGTACCTGGAGGGTTGTATTTCTTGGTGTTTTTGTGTGCCGCCACGTGGTGGTCGTGTTGTAAGGAGCTCGGCAAGGGCTTTGCCATTGTGATGAGGTGTGTCATGGCCGTGGTGGTAGTCCACATGGGCGCTCTCTACACGTATCAGTTCCAATGGCCACAGGAGTACCTCGACAAGAACAGTACCTATGCGCGGTATTTCGGCTTGACTCCGATTTTTTGGTCCAATTGCACCGACGATCCCAGAACCTTCAACTGGGAGCAAGAGGAATGGGCGACTTATGCCAACCCCATCGCCCTTTTCCTCCTCTACTACGTGCTAGCACTAGAATCCAAGTTCTTGCTTAAGCCCCAG ATTCCCCGGACCGAATATGCCATTAGTGAGCACACACCC TTAATCGGGGGAGTGAGTCCATCACGACGTTACGGCTCTGGTAAAAAACCACCCGTTTATCAAGACTCGACGGGAAGTTTCACCATAACTGGCGAGAACCCAGAAGACATCCCAATGGATGAACTCGGTAAGG GTGCTGCAGAAGAGGAATACAAGCCAACCATCATCGAGAATGTCATGTATGGCCTAGAGTCGATCCTCCAGGTCATCATCAAATCCTCATACATCGTCACAAACATCATCATGATGGCGTGGAGTATAACCTACATCAGCTGGATCACTTTCGTTCTTCTCATCTGGGCCAATCTTTTGTGGCTTGTTCCTAACCAAAGGAAATCAATGCTTCGGTCTAGTCCCTTCCTGGTGGCCTACGCGTGGTTCCTCCTCATTTCGGCATACATTTACTCGATGAATCTTACCGAAAGCGAGTTACCAACTACCATCGAAGGCATAGATTTGTCCGAAATCGGCTTCCAGAAGGTGGAGGTTCTCCCGTGCAACCCTCTTCTAGTTAAATGTCTCTTCACGGCGATGTTTTGGATCACTCTGAGACAATTCGTAAGAGAACGAATCGAAGAACGCCAAACTACAGCACTTGCCGACATGGCTGCGCCCCTCCAAGTGACTGTAGGAGCGGCAGCTGGGGTTGAAAACGAACAAGACCCTGGCAGTAAACTAATGGAGAAAATCGGGCAATATTTGAGgaaaattttgacgaaattttggaTTTGGGTGGTGGCGATCACGCTTTTCGCCGTGGCCATAACCGGGGAGAGGATGACAGCGTTTAGGATTTTCTACATGGCGTTGTTCCTGTTTTTCATCCTCACGTTCCAAATCTCGTTTAGAGCTTGGAGGAAGATGATGTTCGGGTTCTGGTTAACTGTCATAGTCTTTTCCATGGCAATACTAGTCATGGTCTACACTTACCAATTCAAGAACTTTGATATCTACTGGCGGGATTACCTACACGTGCCTATTCAACG CCAATTGGATATCGGCCTGGAAAAATTCGAGACGAAACAGTTGTTCGTCCGATTGGTCACTCCCacattttttgtcataatcaCTGTAATCCAACTGCACTACTTCCATAAAGAGTTTATGGAACTGTCTGATCCGAAAAATACCAGCGTTATTGGAGTAGACCTAGATCAGAGTAGCCTCCAAGGGGGCGCCCCTACTAGTGATAAAGACGAAACGTCTTCATCCATCAAGATGGACCTGACCGACACAG ATTCATCGCAAACTCGGTGGCAACGCCTCGTTAAGTATTTCCACCACACCAGTAACCTAATTTTCCTATTCCTGGAGTTACACATGCCCAAATTCgtcgttttgtttttaatgcttGTTTGCATTTACGACAAATGCGCCTTGTACTTCATCCTAGTCCTTCTCCTAGTACTTGCGTGTGCTTTCGGACGTCCCATgcaaatttttgcgatttatACGAGTTCTGTTTTCGTCTCTGTGATGTTACTAGCGCGAATGATTTACCAAACCGATTATATAAATCCCGGTAATTGGAACGTAACCTGTGAG ATGcaaaacaattcaaaaattgcgAATAACGCAAAATGGTTGGGTTTTTACAAAACGAGCAAAGATGCAAGTCTACCGCACTTGGTCAAGTGGAACATCATGTATATCCTTGTGGTGACCCTATGGGCTGTTATTTTGGTCCGGCAGTTTAATTATAGGGTTTCGAGGGGGAAACCGACCACAAGGGCTTTTTTCATGTTTCCCAAAATCACGCGATGGGACGCTGATAAAAGTACAAGCAACTGTATCAAGTATTTATTCAACTATGGTTTCTTCAAGTTCGGAGTAGAAATTTGTTTGATGGCTACAGTGGCCGTCATTGGCTTCAGGATGGACATGTATTCCATCATCTATAGTGTTTGGCTGTGTGTTATGTTTATTGCAAAACGGGACACACTTGCCAAAATTTGGACTTTCTACATGATGTTTATTGCCTTACTTCTCCCAATTCAATACGTAATGACAGTAGGATTACCTCCAACACTGTGTATAC TTTTTCCATGGGACCAAGACTATTGGGACAAAAGTGAAGTAAAAAATGCTGCAATTTTCCGAAGACTTCAGGAGTTCTCCTACTTATTGGACACAGAGTATCCCCCTTCTCCCAAGAAACttatttgtgattttattCTTCTCCTTTTGGTGTCTCGTCAAGCTGTGATCTTCCGTATCGAGAAAAGATGGGCAGGGCGGGAATACCCAGGCGGTTCTAACGATATTATAATCCATCACGCGGAAGAAAAAGGGTTTGTTAACCCAACCCCGGACTACATATCGAGTGTCAGATCATATTTGGACGTTATCAAGAAAGGGGTCTACTCCAGTTTCCTCTGGATAACCCTAGCTATAGTCTTTCTAGCCGGCACTAACCGGGTTAATGTTTTCTCAATCGGTTACTTGATCGGtgcttttgtgtttttgtggcAAGGTACCGACTTGTATCTCCGACCTATCCCGACAATCATCAAGTCATGGGACCTTTTTTTGGGATACAACGTTTTCGTAATTTTGTGCAAAACCGCCTTACAAATAGTCGGTTGTATTTTCATACAAGACATCCCAAACTATGCCTGTTGGCTTATCCAGCTGTTTGGTATCGGTTGCGTGAAAAAATTCGGCGATCTTACCGTACAAGCCGGTCTCGCCGACGAACTCGTTTGCAAAGTACCGAGAGAATACGTCGGACTTGTATGGGACGGGTTATGTTTCGGTTTTATGATAATGCAGCGACGCATTTTCACCAGTTATAACTTCTTCCACCTTATTAACGAGATCAAAGCGGGCTCTATTCTGGCTTCGCGAGGCGCCGAGCTGATCGAGGAGCTCCGTCTGAAACGCATGACCGAACAGGAGGAGCAAGAACGTCGCGTtctagaaaaaatcaaagccAAGATGGACCGCATCAAAGCCAACCAGCAGAAAATCCAAGGATCGAGTTACAAAGACAGTGAAAACCACTACGTGG ATACGATATTTAAGGGTAGGCCTAAGCGGAGAACGAGGGAGCCCAAGTCGTACAAGCAgg CTGTGCGGTCCGGCGACTACTACATGTTCGATGATTTAGATGACGAAGATGAGTTAGATTTTATGGACATACCGAAAGATGATGAGGAAGAGGCGAAGGGACGCGGACAGACTGTTAGTGAG CTTCTAAGTACTGCCATGAAGACTGACATCAGTACGAGTGTGAAACGGTCCGAGACTGATTTTCGTCGAAGAGGAAGTATGCCTCTACCGACAAGACAGAAATCGATAATATCGACCCGGTCACAACTATCAGCACCCTATTCTGCTCCTCCTATA ATTGAGGAGCCGGGACCTAGAACCGTCACTATTATCGATGAGCGGGGAAAAGACGAGCCAAAGCCAGGCACTAGTAAAGATGATGACGAGTCCACTGTCATAAGTGAGCAAA AACCAACAGTCCGGGAAAAAGTCTCGGTCGGGTTGTTATTCGTCTGGGCTTTCATCCAGAGCTCAATGATCAGTCTCACCAACTTCCTCAATAAATACTCGAGGGATTACCGCTACGTAATCCGTGTTTTGGCCAAGGAGAAAAAGTTTTTGAAGGAACACACGGACTACAACGTTGGTTTGCGTCTCGGCTCGGGTCAGTTGTGGCAACCAGCAGCGTCGTACAACAGTCTTCTTGGCCAGTCACA CGAGGATTCGGTGCTACCGACTCCGTCTTGCGGCACATTCAGTCCTTCCGATTCGTACAGACTCGTCTCGAATAGCGACAG GCCATCTTTGGATCGCCGGGACTACGACGAGAAACCGCCAGTCAGCGACGAGAGCGACCAAAAAGCCATGGCTACCTTACCCTACACGTCCGATCAGGACAG GCGCAAGGCGAGTGTTCTCACGGTCCCCGAAATTCGCATTCTGGCCCCAAGTCTGGAACGTGGATTAGACTCGCCTTCAACACCAAG CAGGGAGGGGTCGCGGATCGATATGGAGGAGTACGAAGGCACGGAGATGTCCTCGTACGACCAGCCGCCCATAATAAGGCTTTTACTCGCGATCTGGTACATCATAATGAGCCGATCCGAAAACGTCTGCTACTTTATCATATTTTTGAACCAAATCAAATCGGCGACTTTCCTGTCGTTGCCGTTGCCTCTCATGGTGTTCCTCTGGGGTACTTTGACCATTCCGAGGCCGGACAAGACTTTCTGGGTTACCATTATCGCATATACTGAG GTAATAGTACTGATCAAATGCATGTTCCAATTCGATATAATACCCTGGAACATGAGTCAAGGGATCACAAACAACCCATTCTACCCTCCAAGAATAATCGGAATTGAGCGAAACTCCAATTTTGCCGTTTGGGACCTTTTGCTTCTCTTGGTCGTATTTTTCCACAG ATTTATGTTAAAATCGATGGGTTTGTGGAAAAGTTCCCCAGTCCCGGCTGTCCTTCTGACCGAAGGCGACTACAAAGTGAACTCCGAGGGTAAACTCGAACCGGTTCAAAGTGAGATGCAAATCACGCGCCGCAG CTCCAAGCACAGTGACAAGACTCTTTCGAGTAAAAGTTCGGTCCCTGAAGACAGTGACCTCGAACGGCTCGTGGAGGAGTCGGATCAAAACGAAGATGATATGAGAAGGGCCAGTATAACCAAGCAGGATTTACAGGATAAGATTTTGAGTGTGGAGTGTCAACGGGTCGATCCTATGGCACACTTGCCCCAGTCGTTAAAACTAGC GTTCTTGAAATACGGGGAAAGTATCAGACTGTTTTTCAAGCAGTTGCGCGACCCCACGTCCAGGGTGGCTGCTGATGTGTATTCGTACATGTTTCTGTgcgatttttacaattttttcgttattttgaTCGGGTATAGTTCGTTCGGGACGCAGCAAGGGGATGGAGGAGTGTCTTCGTATCTGGAAGACGACAGAGTCCCCGTCTTGTTCCTCCTGATGCTTATTTTACAGTTCACGTTGATTATAGTGGACCGAGGGATATTTTTAAGGAAGAATATTTTAGCTAAGATTATATTCCAGTTTATCCAAGTTTTTGTCTTGCACATTTGGTTGTTTATCGTTTTTCCCATAATCACGGAACg GGGCTTCAATTCAGTGTTAGCCCCTCAAATGTATTACATGGTCAAGTGTTTCTACTTGCTGTTATCAGCATATCAGATCAGATGTGGCTACCCGACCCGAATTTTGGGCAACTTCCTGTGTAAAGGCTACAATTATGTCAATATGTTCCTATTTAAGGGTTTCATGGCGATTCCCTTTCTATTCGAATTGAGGACCGTGATGGACTGGATGTGGACCGACACCTCAATGACTGTCTTTGACTGGATCAAAATGGAGGACATATTTTCACACATTTTCCAAATCAAA TGCACACGACACGTTGAAAGCGAGTATCCCCAACCACGAGGCGAGCGCAAACCCCCCGTCATCAAATACCTGATGGGGGGAGCAATCCTCGCCCTAATTATCGCCATAATTTGGTTCCCTCTCGTCTTCTTCTCACTGGGAAACGCCGTGGGCAAGCCCAACCCTCCCTACGACGTAACCCTCGAAATCCGTATAGGGCCCTACGAGCCGGTTTACCAGATGTCGGCCCAAAGCAACTCGATTCATCAATTTACCGAAAGCAATCTCGCTCAACTGCAACAGGCCTACATCCAGCAAAAGACCGCGGCAACCTTCATTTCGAATTACGAAGGACCCGATATTGCCGCCGTTAAGCTTAGCTTAGACTCGGCAAACATCTGGAGCATCTCACCGCCGGATCGTGAACGAATGGTGGCGGAAGTTAGTTCCAACGATTCGTTGAAAATTAGACTCGAATATAAGGTTTCGCACAAGACCAGTAAACCGGAAGATTCCGGCGTGATTCCCGACAATGTCGAGATCCAAGTTCCGGCGGCAATCAACGGGAAACCGAACGTCATGAGGCAGAATCTTTTACAAATGCTGAAGGGTAATAAGAGTGCAAGTCCGATGATTCTCGAAGATATACTCcccaaatttttgaaagttaCCAACCGGGGGACGGCGAAGTCCATCTCGCAGTTAATGTTTTTGAATAACGAGGATGCAG AAAGTCCAAACCCTGTCGGGAAGGCGTTCAGGACTATAAGTTTAAGCTTGGATAGTAGCAACGACTCCGTTACGGAGTGGTGGCAGATTAAGGAAAATTGTACTGATCTTAATTACAAAATGTTCCTCAAAAAGCTACCGATGGCCGACTGCAACTCCATCATTGTGTATACTTtcaacgataaaatttttcccaGTACTTTGAGCGTTCTAACTGGGGGAGG CATAATCGGCCTTTACTCAACTCTAGTTTTCGTTGCTTTCCGCTTCTTCCGCGGTTTCTTCGCCGAGCAGTGCTTCAAAATCATGTTTGAAGACATGCCGAACATAGACCGAGTGTTGCAACTCTGCCTCGACATCTACCTAGTCCGTGAAGCCGGCGAATTCGCTCTAGAGGAAGACCTCTTTGCGAAACTAGTGTTCCTCTTCCGGTCGCCGGAAACCATGATTAAGTGGACGCGACCTAAGGAAGAGCTCGCCGACGACGAGGACCCCGAAGGGGACGCCTAA